In the Glycine max cultivar Williams 82 chromosome 19, Glycine_max_v4.0, whole genome shotgun sequence genome, ATTAAGGTACTTTCTCTTTATTATATATCAATTAGCTAATAGTGAAAAAACACTACTTgcagtagaaaaataaaattcttaaatttcataattaggattaatgaataattaaaaaaaaattattctttaaaaattataaatttcataatcTATACTCTGATATCACATATAAAACTTTAggattttctaaattaataattataggaAATCAACATGatcttaaaatatatgattctcacaaataatgGATAAACAATGCACACCTTTTTTTATACTGAGACTTCTCTTTTGTATACTTTGATTCcttggaaaggagagaaataagattttgttTCCTTGACTATTTTTTCTGTTTATCTATGTTTATGATAACTAGGGgttaaagaaaacatttttttgtcaGGAAGAAGACTTTGTCTCACGTTAGTAGGtattaatctttttataatCACTACTCCGATCAAGTaacagtaatttttaaaaattcttctATTTAatccaattacaatttaattcttaattatttatttattagtccttaTAAGTCAGATATCTCttacatgagacattaattctaataaCCATACTGGCTAGTGGCttgaatatgaaattaaaataacagtGAGCCAAAAATTGACGATGCATATTATTACATAAGCTCCCTTCCATTCAGGTGATTTGCTTAAGTAAAATGAGTTTAAGTGCAGCCCTCCTTTCTCATTCTAAATTCTTGAAATCTGATGCATATAATCTTCTCTCTATGGCAGTGTTCTATCTCCCATTTTAAGTTAGCATGAAATTCTCCTACATGGAAAGCTTTTAAAATCTTGGATGATGGAAtctaagctttttttttttttttttgtgaaaggattcACGGAGGTTAGACCTTGGCAGTATGGCACTAAAAGTATTTATGCAAAAACTTGAGGTATGGAACTCATTCATGTATAGGCAATGGCCTTGGTTTTTTTACATGAAACTTATCTGACTAAGCTGAGATAAAGACTGCCTTAGTTGGCCTACAATGTCATGAAAAAGGTTGAAGAAAAACAACCAACTTAGAAGTTTGGTGAAAGTTGGAAATTTCCCCAAGAATGAGTAAGGACAGGGTAGTTTGCAAGGCATGCCATTAAACCTTTCCCTTCAAGTGCATTTTTGACATATTTTTATTGGTATATATATAcagatttcaaaattttcagcCTCATCCCTTTTCACACCCTCTCCTACATTCTAAAATCAGAAAATGAGTCTCCAAAGCAACCTCTTATCTCTTTTGGTTGCCTTGGCCGCAGTTTTTGCATCTTTGAATCTGATAAATCCAATTCCACAGTTTCTCAATAACTTCacatattttagtctcacaaccTTGTCACCATCATCTGCATACTTGGCAAAACCTTTAACTTGGAACTTCTGGAGAGACCATCATCACAAGAAACACCCTGACAGTGGCAATACCGATTCTATTTGTGATGATTTTCCACCGGGAATTCCACCTCCAAATACCAATACCACTTCCTATCTTTGTGTTGATCGAAAAGGGTGTTGTAATTTCACAACAGTACAAGCGGCCGTGAATGCAGTTCCGGATTTTAGTGTCAAAAGAACCATAATATGGATAAACAGTGGCATGTACTAGTAAGTTGGTCTTCATCATTCATCAAACAAACCTCCTTTTAAGCTTTCgttgttttgtttcattggacttGAATCAGCCGACACATGTTTGGCaacttttttaaaggaaaaataacttGATTTTCTACAACTCTCTGAAAAAgtttgataaaagaaaagtttaatgAATCCTAAAGACTGttagtcaataaaaaattattattggtaTAGTTATGGTAAAggtcaataaaattattatataataacggTTTGTGATTATACTATAATATAATAACTCTATACTGTGAGAGCATAGATAATTTACTCAAGAAATAGTTGTTTTTCTAAGATAACCTCAATCACATCGATCATATCATGTCATTTATTTTGGACAGTGAGAAGGTGTTGGTGCCTAAAACCAAACCCAACATTACATTTCAAGGACAAGGCTACACGTCAACTGCAATTGCATGGAATGATACCGCATTGTCCGCGAATGGAACATTTTATAGTGGCTCTGTACAAGTTTTCGGCTCCAATTTCATTGCTAAGAACataagcttcatggtgaataatttttatttgtatgtctagcagaaagaaaatataaatgttaCAATAACACTGACACTAACACTAACACTAAAAACTTTGTACATGAAATAGAATTTAGCGCCAATGCCCAGTCCTGGGGCCGTAGGGGCACAAGCAGTAGCTATTAGAGTATCGGGAGATCAATCTGAATTTAGCGGTTGTGGATTCTTCGGAGCCCAAGACACCCTTCATGATGATAAGGGTCGTCATTACTTCAAAGATTGCTACATCCAAGGCTCCATTGACTTTATATTCGGCAATGCAAGGTCACTCTACGAGGTATCTTTAACTCAATTAATAGTCACCTATcataataatttcatttcatgAGTTTTTGCTTTATGATTTAAGACTTTAATTGTCATGCGTATAAACacttttacattatcaataaataatttataattgaatgcagtttaaaattattttacactctCAATGTGGTATTTTCTCTCGTAAGTTGCAGCATTGCATATGTTAAAAGTGAGTTAAATTATATAAGAGAAGATGTAAAATTTACACATACTGTTATACCAAAATTGTTTGATTCACTTTACACATACtcataaaattatgattaacaTGAAAATGGTGTTGTGTACAGAATTGTGAAATAGTGTCTATAGCGAACCCGGTACCTGCGGGACAAAAGAGCATAAATGGTGCAGTTACAGCTCATGGTAGAGTTTCAGGGGATGAAAACACAGGATTTGCATTTGTGAACAGTACAATAGGAGGAAACGGCAGGATATGGTTGGGTCGGGCATGGAGACCTTACTCTCGTGTTGTTTTTGCCTTCTCAATAATGTCAGATATCATTGCCCCTGAAGGTTGGAATGATTTCAACGACCCTTCAAGAGATCAGTGAgtgtataaataaattattattcccTAGATCAAGTTAAAACACTTATTTATCACTTAAAGAAAGagagtatattttaaaattataaaaaggggTAATGCAAATTAAACATctctaaaaaaagtataatttgctCTAAAAATATTGAACTGGGGTTGCTTATTTTTACgtttatcttatcttttgcaTACGTACTAGTTATATGATCAAACAAGAAGAACGAATTTAGTTGCAATTTGCATATACTTTTGCTGACTATATATCCATATTAATTTAACGCATGCATGCAGGACTATCTTCTATGGAGAATACAATTGCTCGGGGCCTGGGGCTAATACGAACTTCAGGGCACCTTATGTACAGAAATTAAATGAAACACAAGCTTTGGCATTCCTCAACACAAGTTTTATTGATGGCGACCAATGGTTGGAAACTTCCAAATAAGCTTAGCTTCGCATACCTGAATCCATTTCCTATTTGTTAATTCCTTTTCCATTCATACAAATGGGAAATAAGTacacaaaataaacaaatgggGAAAATAGATTATAGACATAATTCATTGAATTGTGTATACTTTAAAGTGACAAATTATCAAGAgttgtaatttattataaatcctTTATATCTTTCATGTTATGTGCTGTCCCGAACAATTTATTGAATACTTTAAAGTGACAATTTATTGAATAGAAAAATTGCGTATACTTTATAGTGACAATTTATTGAATAGAAAGATTGCAAAATAAGTAGAAGCATGACATGTTATGTGTTGTGCCCAACAAATATGACTGCAATAAAGTTGGAGATAGATCTATAGCTAGAGTTTAATCTATacatgtttaaaaaatacaaaagcctTAATTACACATTACGCACTCTAATTATATTAATcgtattttccaaaaaaaatagttaaaaatatttcttttctttacaaTCCCAAATTCATTTTTTCTAGTATCCAATTGATTTGGAATATagaatattataataatgatagaaatggaatgcatttttttttatatttcttaaaatgaaaaaaaagtctTAAAATTTAGATCgaaattttcaattcatttccaTTTTGAGATTAGAATTTAGATTCTATCTATTTGTTTTATTGTAAATTCCTTCCTTAGAAATtgagtataaaattttattttatttattcctcTTTTCATAATAGGTATTTCATACACGGGATTAGTTAAAATTTCATGTAATTTagcataaaaaatagatatttcaGTATTGCTAAATTGATTTATGTGGTTTGATGAAGAATGACATAAATCAGTGGGATATTTTTCGATAAAATTCAtgagaaaattgaaaatgtttgGGGATGGAAATGAAGGAATGTCTAGACTACCTGAATTGAATTAGATACAATTTGAAGGGTTTTGTAGGTTCATTGATGGGGACTTATCAGAAGGGCTTTTTAAGTTTCCAAAAATTGAGGATATAGatcaaaaaattgaatttcaattatATGTAGAAACATATCAATTATTAGAATCCTTGATAAACGAAAAAGATGATGTATATGAATTACTTGCATATGTGGGATTAATTTGGAAAAGTAGTAGGGACATATGAGAACaaactatttttgttgaaaacctTCCTCTAATGAATTCTTTGGgaacttttataataaatggAATATACAAAATTGTAATCAATCAAAATTGCAAAGCCCTTGTATTTATTCTTGTTCAGAATTGGACCCTAACGGAATTTTGGTCTATATTGACACCATAATATCAAACTATATTAGAATTAGAGATTGATAAAAAAAGCAAGGATATGGACTTGTGTGagtaggaaacaaaaaatatttattctagtTTTATCATCAATTATGGGTTTGAATTTAAGTAAAATTCTAGAGAATGTTTGTTATCCTAAAATTTTCTTGTCTTTTCtaaatgataaagataaaaaaaaaataggatcaaaagaaaatgtcattttaaaattttatcgaCAACTTGCTTGCCATTATTATATACAAGTTTCTTAATCAAGAACATTGGTGATATAATGCCAAAATTAAGTTAACCATctctagaattttattttaatctcaaaTAATCACATATATAAGAATTTTGTTATCAACTGATAACATCATTAAAGTAATCAGACACATAtatgaattttgtaatttaagtcaacttttattaagataaaaattctaaaataattcttctcttattttattGCCTTCACAATAATGTGGTATATCATTACTTTCACAATGATTGCTTCTGGGTTCTAAAATAATAGTCATCCTGAGTAATTTTAcacatactaaaaaaaaatattaaatagatgaagaaagtagtaatttattaaattaaccttatatcatcattaatttatttttaagttatgtattttatcatatatatatatatatatatatatatatatatatatatatatatatatatatatatataaataagagatataagtaaaaaaaataattaatgttacattgaaaaattaaaatgtcaattatatatatattgggaCAAAAAAGTTTTTCTTACACAATAATTACAACGGAGTGAATATACATTTAATACAATCTCATTAGaggattcaaaattcaaatgtgtCAACAAAGTCATTTGTAAGTACAGATGAAGGCAATCTAGCGGGTTATGCCATCCAGTACAAGGCAACATACTTCCC is a window encoding:
- the LOC100806629 gene encoding probable pectinesterase 8, producing MSLQSNLLSLLVALAAVFASLNLINPIPQFLNNFTYFSLTTLSPSSAYLAKPLTWNFWRDHHHKKHPDSGNTDSICDDFPPGIPPPNTNTTSYLCVDRKGCCNFTTVQAAVNAVPDFSVKRTIIWINSGMYYEKVLVPKTKPNITFQGQGYTSTAIAWNDTALSANGTFYSGSVQVFGSNFIAKNISFMNLAPMPSPGAVGAQAVAIRVSGDQSEFSGCGFFGAQDTLHDDKGRHYFKDCYIQGSIDFIFGNARSLYENCEIVSIANPVPAGQKSINGAVTAHGRVSGDENTGFAFVNSTIGGNGRIWLGRAWRPYSRVVFAFSIMSDIIAPEGWNDFNDPSRDQTIFYGEYNCSGPGANTNFRAPYVQKLNETQALAFLNTSFIDGDQWLETSK